A genome region from Mercenaria mercenaria strain notata chromosome 11, MADL_Memer_1, whole genome shotgun sequence includes the following:
- the LOC123532114 gene encoding steroid 17-alpha-hydroxylase/17,20 lyase-like, which translates to MMFWLLGCVCLLVFLYPILHDLYLIYIRGMPKGPLSLPVIGGVYCLNPKVPHLSLEKLGKQYGKIFSLRMGPMGRAVFLQDINLVNQMFESPDCHDRPDLPTFHEVNQGADGIGSCSYGSRWKVMTKMFHRGLARLSTTSVEEKATNAYHQLTDMFASKGASQTYYPRGDIIKACSAILSSMVYGIESESLDCPELKSRIHYHSMLMACLNPANPMNLIPILWKLPSPIKTKLLKCIHERDKLFDQSFENHAENYTGEIADVLGIITDFELNRESNDKNQNILTKDLFLSTWTFYLAGCDTTTDSSMWILLYLCVFPDVQEKMREEIDSVFGSDAENILQQKHKLNYTRAAILECLRLSSPIAIGLPNTTNRDLLIGGYNIPKGTALMACQWHIHHDESHWPDPLKLKPERFLDTDGTLYSNFHIFQKMPFIPFSRGKRPCLGQTIALDLLLIYVTLLLKKLTVMLPVGFKPDMSGKVHFNLRPDEFPIECIVR; encoded by the exons atgaTGTTTTGG ttGCTTGGCTGCGTCTGTCTTCTTGTCTTCTTGTACCCGATTTTACACGATCTGTACCTCATTTATATCAGAGGGATGCCCAAAGGACCCCTCTCACTGCCAGTCATAGGCGGAGTCTATTGTCTGAACCCCAAAGTACCTCACCTTTCTCTGGAGAAACTTGGGAAACAGTATGGGAAGATATTCAGCCTCAGGATGGGTCCTATGGGACGGGCTGTATTTTTGCAAGACATTAACCTTGTTAATCAG ATGTTTGAAAGTCCAGACTGCCATGATCGTCCAGACCTTCCAACATTTCATGAAGTCAATCAAGGTGCAGATGGGATTGGATCATGTTCCTATGGTTCCAGATGGAAAGTAATGACAAAAATGTTTCACAGAGGACTTGCACGATTATCAACAACTTCTGTTGAAGAAAAAGCAACAAATGCGTATCATCAGCTCACAGACAT GTTTGCAAGTAAAGGAGCATCACAAACATACTATCCACGGGGAGATATCATCAAAGCCTGCTCTGCAATCCTAAGCTCAATGGTGTATGGTATAGAGTCTGAAAGCTTAGACTGTCCAGAGCTGAAGTCTAGAATCCACTACCATTCCATGCTAATGGCCTGTCTAAATCCTGCTAATCCTATGAACTTAATACCTATACTGTGGAAACTTCCATCACCAATCAAAACCAAATTACTGAAGTGTATCCAT GAAAGGGATAAgctatttgaccaaagttttgaGAACCATGCAGAGAATTACACTGGAGAAATAGCAGATGTCCTTGGCATTATCACCGACTTTGAGCTCAACAGAGAAAGcaatgataaaaatcaaaatatcttaacaaaagatttatttttatcaaCGTGGACATTTTATCTTGCAG GCTGTGACACAACAACCGACTCGTCTATGTGGATATTACTGTATCTGTGTGTATTCCCAGATGTGCAGGAGAAGatgagggaagaaattgactCAGTTTTTGGAAGCGATGCGGAGAACATTCTTCAGCAAAAGCACAAACTGAATTACACAA GGGCTGCAATACTAGAATGTTTACGTCTGAGCAGTCCTATTGCCATAGGACTCCCAAATACTACCAACAGAGATTTACTGATTGGAGGGTACAACATACCTAAAG GAACAGCCTTGATGGCATGTCAGTGGCACATCCACCATGATGAATCTCACTGGCCAGATCCGTTAAAACTCAAACCTGAAAGATTCCTAGACACGGATGGAACTCTCTACTCTAACTTTCACATCTTCCAGAAGATGCCCTTCATTCCATTTTCCCGAGGCAAAAGGCCATGCCTGGGACAGACAATAGCACTTGACTTGTTGCTCATATACGTAACATTACTGCTGAAGAAACTGACTGTTATGCTCCCTGTTGGTTTCAAACCCGACATGTCTGGAAAAGTCCACTTCAACCTACGACCCGACGAATTTCCTATAGAATGCATTGTGAGGTGA